In Puntigrus tetrazona isolate hp1 chromosome 18, ASM1883169v1, whole genome shotgun sequence, one genomic interval encodes:
- the fam168a gene encoding protein FAM168A isoform X4 gives MASGHSTDKFSFLYPTDTSQNVKSKNRLSSTMNPVYSPVQPGTPYGNPKNMAYTGYPGGYPTTAPTYTANLYQTGSPGYPPGYTAGTPYKVPPTQTNGAPPPYSPSPNPYPTAMYPIRSAYPQQNLYAQGAYYTQPVYAAQPHVIHHTTVVQPNSIPSAIYPAPVPAPRSNGVAMGMVAGTTMAMSAGETLKNYGTLLTTPQHTQIGAHPVTVPTYRPQGTPGYSYVPPHW, from the exons ATGGCAAGCGGGCATTCCACTGACAAATTCAGTTTTCTGTACCCAACAGACACCAGTCAGAACGTTAAGAG taagAACAGGCTGTCTTCCACCATGAACCCGGTGTACAGTCCAGTGCAGCCGGGAACCCCGTACGGAAACCCCAAGAATATGGCATACACAG GTTATCCTGGAGGTTACCCGACGACCGCCCCGACCTACACAGCCAACCTTTATCAGACAGGTAGCCCGGGATACCCACCAG GATACACTGCTGGAACGCCTTATAAAGTGCCCCCTACTCAGACCAACGGAGCCCCTCCGCCCTATTCCCCGTCTCCTAACCCCTACCCGACGGCCATGTACCCCATTAGAAGTGCCTATCCCCAGCAGAACCTCTATGCTCAG GGTGCTTATTACACGCAGCCGGTGTATGCCGCCCAGCCTCATGTAATCCACCACACCACCGTGGTCCAGCCCAACAGCATCCCCTCCGCCATCTACCCCGCTCCTGTACCTGCGCCCCGCTCCAACGGCGTGGCCATGGGCATGGTGGCCGGGACAACGATGGCCATGTCTGCCGGTGAGACGCTCAAAAATTACG GAACGCTGCTGACCACCCCTCAGCACACTCAGATCGGAGCACACCCCGTCACCGTGCCAACGTACCGACCCCAAGGAACACCTGGGTACAGCTACGTGCCACCTCACTGGTAG
- the fam168a gene encoding protein FAM168A isoform X5 → MASGHSTDKFSFLYPTDTSQNVKSKNRLSSTMNPVYSPVQPGTPYGNPKNMAYTGYPGGYPTTAPTYTANLYQTGSPGYPPGYTAGTPYKVPPTQTNGAPPPYSPSPNPYPTAMYPIRSAYPQQNLYAQGAYYTQPVYAAQPHVIHHTTVVQPNSIPSAIYPAPVPAPRSNGVAMGMVAGTTMAMSAGTLLTTPQHTQIGAHPVTVPTYRPQGTPGYSYVPPHW, encoded by the exons ATGGCAAGCGGGCATTCCACTGACAAATTCAGTTTTCTGTACCCAACAGACACCAGTCAGAACGTTAAGAG taagAACAGGCTGTCTTCCACCATGAACCCGGTGTACAGTCCAGTGCAGCCGGGAACCCCGTACGGAAACCCCAAGAATATGGCATACACAG GTTATCCTGGAGGTTACCCGACGACCGCCCCGACCTACACAGCCAACCTTTATCAGACAGGTAGCCCGGGATACCCACCAG GATACACTGCTGGAACGCCTTATAAAGTGCCCCCTACTCAGACCAACGGAGCCCCTCCGCCCTATTCCCCGTCTCCTAACCCCTACCCGACGGCCATGTACCCCATTAGAAGTGCCTATCCCCAGCAGAACCTCTATGCTCAG GGTGCTTATTACACGCAGCCGGTGTATGCCGCCCAGCCTCATGTAATCCACCACACCACCGTGGTCCAGCCCAACAGCATCCCCTCCGCCATCTACCCCGCTCCTGTACCTGCGCCCCGCTCCAACGGCGTGGCCATGGGCATGGTGGCCGGGACAACGATGGCCATGTCTGCCG GAACGCTGCTGACCACCCCTCAGCACACTCAGATCGGAGCACACCCCGTCACCGTGCCAACGTACCGACCCCAAGGAACACCTGGGTACAGCTACGTGCCACCTCACTGGTAG
- the fam168a gene encoding protein FAM168A isoform X1, with product MASGHSTDKFSFLYPTDTSQNVKSKNRLSSTMNPVYSPVQPGTPYGNPKNMAYTGYPGGYPTTAPTYTANLYQTGSPGYPPVLLVKQAWPQTASAPGPAEGSYDLAMDAGSESRQYQASSTAFRYTAGTPYKVPPTQTNGAPPPYSPSPNPYPTAMYPIRSAYPQQNLYAQGAYYTQPVYAAQPHVIHHTTVVQPNSIPSAIYPAPVPAPRSNGVAMGMVAGTTMAMSAGETLKNYGTLLTTPQHTQIGAHPVTVPTYRPQGTPGYSYVPPHW from the exons ATGGCAAGCGGGCATTCCACTGACAAATTCAGTTTTCTGTACCCAACAGACACCAGTCAGAACGTTAAGAG taagAACAGGCTGTCTTCCACCATGAACCCGGTGTACAGTCCAGTGCAGCCGGGAACCCCGTACGGAAACCCCAAGAATATGGCATACACAG GTTATCCTGGAGGTTACCCGACGACCGCCCCGACCTACACAGCCAACCTTTATCAGACAGGTAGCCCGGGATACCCACCAG TGCTGCTGGTGAAGCAGGCCTGGCCCCAGACGGCATCTGCTCCGGGGCCCGCAGAAGGCTCCTATGACCTGGCCATGGACGCTGGCTCAGAGAGCAGGCAGTACCAGGCCTCATCTACAGCATTCA GATACACTGCTGGAACGCCTTATAAAGTGCCCCCTACTCAGACCAACGGAGCCCCTCCGCCCTATTCCCCGTCTCCTAACCCCTACCCGACGGCCATGTACCCCATTAGAAGTGCCTATCCCCAGCAGAACCTCTATGCTCAG GGTGCTTATTACACGCAGCCGGTGTATGCCGCCCAGCCTCATGTAATCCACCACACCACCGTGGTCCAGCCCAACAGCATCCCCTCCGCCATCTACCCCGCTCCTGTACCTGCGCCCCGCTCCAACGGCGTGGCCATGGGCATGGTGGCCGGGACAACGATGGCCATGTCTGCCGGTGAGACGCTCAAAAATTACG GAACGCTGCTGACCACCCCTCAGCACACTCAGATCGGAGCACACCCCGTCACCGTGCCAACGTACCGACCCCAAGGAACACCTGGGTACAGCTACGTGCCACCTCACTGGTAG
- the fam168a gene encoding protein FAM168A isoform X3, with protein sequence MNPVYSPVQPGTPYGNPKNMAYTGYPGGYPTTAPTYTANLYQTGSPGYPPVLLVKQAWPQTASAPGPAEGSYDLAMDAGSESRQYQASSTAFRYTAGTPYKVPPTQTNGAPPPYSPSPNPYPTAMYPIRSAYPQQNLYAQGAYYTQPVYAAQPHVIHHTTVVQPNSIPSAIYPAPVPAPRSNGVAMGMVAGTTMAMSAGETLKNYGTLLTTPQHTQIGAHPVTVPTYRPQGTPGYSYVPPHW encoded by the exons ATGAACCCGGTGTACAGTCCAGTGCAGCCGGGAACCCCGTACGGAAACCCCAAGAATATGGCATACACAG GTTATCCTGGAGGTTACCCGACGACCGCCCCGACCTACACAGCCAACCTTTATCAGACAGGTAGCCCGGGATACCCACCAG TGCTGCTGGTGAAGCAGGCCTGGCCCCAGACGGCATCTGCTCCGGGGCCCGCAGAAGGCTCCTATGACCTGGCCATGGACGCTGGCTCAGAGAGCAGGCAGTACCAGGCCTCATCTACAGCATTCA GATACACTGCTGGAACGCCTTATAAAGTGCCCCCTACTCAGACCAACGGAGCCCCTCCGCCCTATTCCCCGTCTCCTAACCCCTACCCGACGGCCATGTACCCCATTAGAAGTGCCTATCCCCAGCAGAACCTCTATGCTCAG GGTGCTTATTACACGCAGCCGGTGTATGCCGCCCAGCCTCATGTAATCCACCACACCACCGTGGTCCAGCCCAACAGCATCCCCTCCGCCATCTACCCCGCTCCTGTACCTGCGCCCCGCTCCAACGGCGTGGCCATGGGCATGGTGGCCGGGACAACGATGGCCATGTCTGCCGGTGAGACGCTCAAAAATTACG GAACGCTGCTGACCACCCCTCAGCACACTCAGATCGGAGCACACCCCGTCACCGTGCCAACGTACCGACCCCAAGGAACACCTGGGTACAGCTACGTGCCACCTCACTGGTAG
- the fam168a gene encoding protein FAM168A isoform X2 yields the protein MASGHSTDKFSFLYPTDTSQNVKSKNRLSSTMNPVYSPVQPGTPYGNPKNMAYTGYPGGYPTTAPTYTANLYQTGSPGYPPVLLVKQAWPQTASAPGPAEGSYDLAMDAGSESRQYQASSTAFRYTAGTPYKVPPTQTNGAPPPYSPSPNPYPTAMYPIRSAYPQQNLYAQGAYYTQPVYAAQPHVIHHTTVVQPNSIPSAIYPAPVPAPRSNGVAMGMVAGTTMAMSAGTLLTTPQHTQIGAHPVTVPTYRPQGTPGYSYVPPHW from the exons ATGGCAAGCGGGCATTCCACTGACAAATTCAGTTTTCTGTACCCAACAGACACCAGTCAGAACGTTAAGAG taagAACAGGCTGTCTTCCACCATGAACCCGGTGTACAGTCCAGTGCAGCCGGGAACCCCGTACGGAAACCCCAAGAATATGGCATACACAG GTTATCCTGGAGGTTACCCGACGACCGCCCCGACCTACACAGCCAACCTTTATCAGACAGGTAGCCCGGGATACCCACCAG TGCTGCTGGTGAAGCAGGCCTGGCCCCAGACGGCATCTGCTCCGGGGCCCGCAGAAGGCTCCTATGACCTGGCCATGGACGCTGGCTCAGAGAGCAGGCAGTACCAGGCCTCATCTACAGCATTCA GATACACTGCTGGAACGCCTTATAAAGTGCCCCCTACTCAGACCAACGGAGCCCCTCCGCCCTATTCCCCGTCTCCTAACCCCTACCCGACGGCCATGTACCCCATTAGAAGTGCCTATCCCCAGCAGAACCTCTATGCTCAG GGTGCTTATTACACGCAGCCGGTGTATGCCGCCCAGCCTCATGTAATCCACCACACCACCGTGGTCCAGCCCAACAGCATCCCCTCCGCCATCTACCCCGCTCCTGTACCTGCGCCCCGCTCCAACGGCGTGGCCATGGGCATGGTGGCCGGGACAACGATGGCCATGTCTGCCG GAACGCTGCTGACCACCCCTCAGCACACTCAGATCGGAGCACACCCCGTCACCGTGCCAACGTACCGACCCCAAGGAACACCTGGGTACAGCTACGTGCCACCTCACTGGTAG